A genomic segment from Glycine soja cultivar W05 chromosome 20, ASM419377v2, whole genome shotgun sequence encodes:
- the LOC114402264 gene encoding phytanoyl-CoA dioxygenase-like has product MGILSPEQLQFFNSQGYLVIESFACSDEIESMMKRMEQLVDDFDPSSTASIFSTKNQQQSTDNYFFDSAERISFFFEEKAFGNDGKLKQPKQLSLNKVGHALHEIEPAFKKFSSSEKVSSLMRSLGYKRPAVMQSMYIFKQPGIGGEVVPHQDNSFLYTEPQTCTGLWLALEDANILNGCLWTIPGSHKNGLVRRFLRDEDGVKFDRPSPSYDQKDFVPIEVKAGSLVVIHGDLIHQSFENQSPKSRHAYSLHVVDMVGCKWAPENWIRRKVEPEPLFVS; this is encoded by the exons ATGGGGATACTTAGTCCAGAACAGCTCCAATTCTTCAACTCTCAAG GTTATCTTGTGATTGAATCTTTCGCATGTAGCGATGAGATTGAGTCCATGATGAAGAGGATGGAGCAGTTGGTAGATGACTTTGACCCTTCTTCCACCGCCTCTATTTTCTCCACCAAGAACCAG cAACAGTCGACTGATAATTACTTTTTCGACAGCGCCGAGAGGATTTCTTTCTTCTTCGagg AGAAAGCATTTGGTAATGATGGTAAGTTAAAGCAGCCGAAGCAATTGTCCCTTAATAAAGTTGGCCACG CTCTTCATGAGATTGAGCCAGCATTCAAAAAGTTTTCTTCTTCTGAGAAAGTTTCAAGTTTGATGCGCTCCTTAGGTTACAAGAGACCTGCAGTCATGCAGTCAATGTATATATTTAAG CAACCAGGCATTGGGGGTGAAGTAGTGCCACACCAGGATAACTCGTTCCTTTATACTGAACCACAAACATGCACCGGGCTGTGGCTGGCCCTAGAAGATGCAAACATATTAAATGGTTGCCTTTGGACAATTCCTGGATCTCACAAAA ATGGGCTTGTTAGAAGATTCTTAAGAGATGAAGATGGTGTCAAATTCGATCGACCATCACCTTCTTATGATCAAAAAGATTTTGTTCCTATTGAAGTAAAAGCTGGGTCTTTGGTTGTCATCCATGGTGATCTTATCCACCAAAG CTTTGAAAACCAGTCTCCAAAATCAAGACATGCGTACAGCTTGCACGTGGTGGATATGGTTGGCTGCAAATGGGCACCAGAAAATTG GATCAGACGAAAAGTTGAGCCAGAACCACTCTTTGTAAGCTGA
- the LOC114402813 gene encoding WUSCHEL-related homeobox 1-like translates to MSDSFGSTFHSSTPNSTLNSHAPPKITTFCSIAQPYCICTHCNHILTFNHHVGNVAEEGTNSTGSHNNNLQSQQQQSTRWSPTPVQLLVLEELYRQGTKTPSAEQIQQIASQLRQFGKIEGKNVFYWFQNHKARERQKRRRREMEENNNNNISASSSGEGLKETGCGVKETKKWASTSNCSGHAEESAALDIAEKGSNGWTQFEGKDSIQVLMRRNIAEKQAKLQEIMEMPCFPPVTMEASTPTTSHRRTTHYNTQLLTPQNYNNLPSSVINRESLNYYGGEENAAPRTLDLFPHKRDDQHGISLAERKSSMFCASASMDTEVTSNNQFFEFLPLRN, encoded by the exons ATGTCTGATTCATTTGGTAGCACCTTTCACTCTTCCACTCCAAACTCCACCCTCAATTCCCATGCACCCCCCAAAATCACCACATTCTGCTCAATAGCCCAACCTTATTGCATTTGCACCCACTGCAaccacatcctcaccttcaacCACCATGTTG GTAATGTAGCAGAGGAAGGGACAAATAGCACAGGGTCCCATAATAATAATTTGCAGTCCCAGCAGCAACAAAGCACAAGGTGGAGTCCAACCCCAGTTCAGTTACTAGTCCTTGAGGAATTGTATAGGCAAGGCACAAAAACACCCTCAGCTGAACAAATTCAACAAATAGCTTCACAGTTACGCCAGTTTGGGAAGATTGAAGGGAAGAACGTGTTCTACTGGTTCCAGAATCACAAGGCCAGAGAGAGACAGAAGCGGCGTAGAAGGGAAATggaggaaaataataataacaatatttctgcttcttcttctggtgaag GGTTGAAAGAGACAGGTTGTGGAGTTAAAGAGACAAAGAAGTGGGCATCCACTTCAAACTGCAGTGGACATGCAGAG gaATCTGCTGCACTGGATATAGCAGAAAAGGGATCTAATGGGTGGACTCAGTTTGAGGGGAAAGACAGCATACAAGTTTTGATGAGGAGAAACATAGCCGAAAAACAAGCTAAGTTGCAGGAAATTATGGAAATGCCTTGTTTCCCTCCTGTTACTATGGAAGCATCAACTCCTACAACTTCACACAGAAGAACAACGCATTATAACACACAACTTTTAACCCCTCAAAACTATAATAATTTACCATCTTCAGTCATCAACAGAGAAAGTTTAAACTACTATGGTGGTGAAGAAAATGCAGCTCCTCGAACCCTTGACCTATTTCCACACAAGAGGGATGACCAACATGGAATTTCTCTTGCTGAGAGGAAATCATCTATGTTCTGTGCAAGTGCTTCTATGGACACTGAAGTCACCTCCAACAACCAGTTTTTTGAGTTTCTTCCTTTAAGAAACTGA
- the LOC114403766 gene encoding 40S ribosomal protein S17-4-like, which produces MGRVRTKTVKKSSRQVIERYYSRMTLDFHTNKKLLEEVAIIPSKRLRNKIAGFSTHLMKRIQKGPVRGISLKLQEEERERRMDFVPDVSAINTDHIEVDKETLDMLHSLGINDIPGITQVDPVPVQQAFPFTRRY; this is translated from the coding sequence ATGGGTCGCGTGAGAACAAAAACGGTGAAGAAATCCTCCCGCCAGGTGATTGAGCGTTACTACTCGCGCATGACCCTCGACTTCCACACAAACAAAAAGCTTCTCGAAGAAGTGGCCATCATCCCTTCCAAGAGGCTGCGGAACAAGATCGCGGGTTTCTCCACGCATCTCATGAAGCGCATCCAGAAGGGTCCCGTTCGCGGCATCTCCCTCAAGCTCCAGGAGGAGGAGCGCGAGCGCCGCATGGACTTCGTCCCCGACGTCTCCGCCATCAACACCGACCACATCGAAGTCGACAAAGAAACCCTTGACATGCTTCATTCCCTCGGAATCAACGACATCCCCGGCATCACACAGGTTGACCCTGTTCCTGTTCAACAGGCCTTCCCCTTCACCAGGAGGTACTGA